Proteins from a single region of Candidatus Eisenbacteria bacterium:
- a CDS encoding WG repeat-containing protein gives MSEYFCNRGSRRPERPRVPPSFPARRKPGPGTPSVLLRVLLLVTFAFLGSGCGKKPLFPVVVNGKWGFIDATGRIVIQPQFETARSPFDEVGAVRNGGVWLFVDPSGKTVKLPQYDQIGGFENGIAWVEKNGKWGCVDQFGKEVISPRFEFMQGFNDGYCAAKHEGKWGFINRKGEFVIEPQYIEAGSFSEGLAPVQLYYEHWIYIDKNGDQAIAKVFKEASEFSERLASVAVADGIFWTHGYIDKTGEFRIGPGFRTAWDFHSGLAPIQDSTDSWSFINQSGEVMIELGDVSPHVFVFGLAQIFTETGYSQRGSRTIFTGRFHYIDTKGDTVWSMPKAESWDFP, from the coding sequence ATGAGTGAGTACTTTTGCAATAGGGGGAGCCGTCGACCTGAGCGTCCGCGTGTTCCTCCATCCTTCCCGGCTCGTCGAAAGCCCGGCCCTGGGACTCCGTCAGTCCTCCTGCGCGTCCTCCTGTTGGTAACGTTTGCGTTCCTTGGTTCAGGGTGCGGGAAGAAACCGCTCTTCCCGGTCGTCGTGAACGGCAAATGGGGATTCATCGACGCGACCGGGAGGATCGTAATCCAGCCCCAATTCGAAACGGCACGATCTCCGTTTGATGAGGTCGGCGCGGTCAGAAACGGCGGAGTGTGGTTATTCGTCGATCCATCCGGGAAGACAGTGAAACTGCCCCAGTACGACCAGATCGGTGGGTTCGAGAACGGGATAGCCTGGGTTGAGAAGAACGGGAAATGGGGATGCGTTGATCAGTTTGGGAAGGAGGTAATCTCACCCCGATTTGAGTTCATGCAGGGATTCAACGACGGCTATTGTGCCGCGAAGCATGAGGGGAAGTGGGGTTTTATCAACCGGAAGGGTGAGTTTGTGATCGAGCCGCAGTACATCGAGGCGGGGTCGTTTTCCGAGGGTCTTGCGCCAGTTCAGCTCTATTACGAACACTGGATCTATATCGACAAGAACGGCGATCAGGCAATCGCCAAGGTGTTCAAGGAGGCATCTGAGTTTTCGGAGAGGCTTGCGTCAGTTGCGGTCGCTGACGGAATCTTCTGGACCCACGGCTACATTGACAAGACCGGGGAGTTCCGAATCGGTCCAGGATTCAGGACGGCTTGGGATTTTCATAGCGGTTTGGCTCCCATCCAAGACAGTACTGACAGCTGGAGCTTCATCAATCAGTCAGGTGAAGTCATGATCGAACTGGGAGACGTAAGTCCGCACGTCTTCGTATTTGGTTTGGCGCAGATCTTCACGGAAACGGGGTATTCCCAGAGGGGAAGTCGGACAATCTTCACTGGTAGATTCCACTACATAGACACCAAAGGCGACACGGTCTGGTCAATGCCGAAAGCCGAGTCATGGGACTTTCCATAG
- a CDS encoding XamI family restriction endonuclease, translated as MSINLDKPHLWKADIAASVDLFNSWFLKFAPKAYRDTRVKTTHAVESTLKLTDDLRNIDPTVLKTNPGILSTLRMSTCPPIARDRLIGLSYASKNLVLKMEEEKRTPVRMTSTDLDENLGRIVATITKLLDRDIFPWLSGASRPGKEERYRASTIVADRLCGAVSDPIIRNAQEQRQLSLIEGFLKERGYRKSGPPPGKTIREMAPGTFAFRTNAVVGDKSHSINIPIDVVVQPKHPSKDRVPILIEAKSAGDFTNVNKRRKEEATKMRQLKTSYGARTRFVLFLCGYFDSGYLGYEAAEGIDWIWEHRIEDLDKLGL; from the coding sequence ATGTCAATCAACCTCGACAAGCCACATCTTTGGAAAGCAGACATCGCCGCGTCCGTCGATCTCTTCAATAGCTGGTTTCTCAAGTTCGCCCCGAAGGCCTATCGCGACACGCGCGTCAAAACCACCCACGCCGTGGAATCGACTCTGAAGCTAACTGATGATTTGAGGAACATTGACCCGACCGTGTTGAAGACTAATCCTGGCATTCTCTCCACTCTCCGAATGTCTACCTGTCCCCCCATTGCCAGGGATCGGTTGATCGGACTCTCATATGCCAGCAAGAACCTCGTTCTCAAGATGGAAGAGGAGAAGCGGACTCCGGTTCGAATGACATCTACCGATCTAGATGAGAACCTTGGGCGGATAGTCGCAACAATCACCAAGCTACTGGACAGAGACATCTTTCCTTGGCTATCAGGAGCCTCGCGCCCAGGCAAAGAGGAACGCTACCGCGCATCTACCATAGTGGCAGATCGTCTCTGCGGAGCGGTCTCGGATCCGATCATTCGGAACGCCCAGGAGCAAAGACAGCTTTCCTTGATTGAGGGATTCCTCAAGGAGCGAGGTTATAGGAAGAGCGGGCCACCACCAGGAAAGACGATACGGGAGATGGCCCCTGGGACGTTTGCATTTCGAACCAACGCTGTCGTGGGCGACAAATCTCATAGCATAAACATTCCCATAGATGTCGTCGTTCAGCCGAAACATCCATCAAAGGACCGGGTACCCATTCTCATCGAAGCGAAATCAGCCGGTGACTTCACTAACGTCAATAAACGCCGCAAGGAGGAGGCGACGAAGATGCGACAACTCAAGACCTCCTATGGAGCACGCACACGATTCGTTCTTTTCCTTTGCGGGTACTTCGATTCAGGGTATCTTGGTTATGAGGCGGCCGAGGGCATCGACTGGATCTGGGAGCATAGGATTGAAGACCTCGACAAGCTCGGCCTTTGA
- a CDS encoding SAM-dependent DNA methyltransferase has product MNDIRSIEAARLEQQAYLDSQKSPKERNLLGQFATPPRLALDIARYLHRRWKDRDPVRFLDPAIGTGSFYSALLQAFPHDQIDRAQGCEIDPRFVNAARRLWGKTDLVIRKADFTQLSPPEDDSRFNLVLTNPPYVRHHHLTRSVKEHLQRKVLRSLGLPVNGLAGLYCYFMLLTHEWMQEGGLAAWLIPTEFMDVNYGQALKRYLLDKVRLIHIHRFQADDVQFGDALVTSAIVVFEKSRPTSRQKVRFSSGPSLSRPVESENVSREDLLNAPKWSVYPRKESARKIQTTTTAMLGDLFTIKRGLATGANRFFILSREEADSHGIPSLALRPILPSPRYVTEQIIERDPDGYPAVSPRLALLDCNIPESVIQREYPRFADYLEGGKASGIPSGYLASRRSPWYSQEQRRPAPFLCTYMGRNAGGRSPFRFFLNRSDATAANVYLLLYPKGALSVALKNRPDLYVEVLSILQDIEPEDVVGAGRVYGGGLHKVEPRELARVPADTILTIISGVEPASQPELFPEEYRSR; this is encoded by the coding sequence ATGAACGATATCCGGTCAATTGAAGCTGCTCGGCTTGAGCAGCAAGCATACCTCGATAGCCAGAAATCTCCCAAGGAGCGCAACCTCCTCGGGCAGTTTGCAACTCCTCCACGTCTGGCCCTCGATATAGCTCGATACCTTCACAGGCGCTGGAAGGACCGTGATCCCGTTCGCTTTCTCGACCCCGCGATCGGTACAGGGTCGTTTTATTCGGCACTTCTTCAGGCGTTTCCCCACGATCAAATTGATCGTGCTCAAGGGTGCGAAATCGACCCGCGCTTCGTCAACGCAGCACGTCGTCTGTGGGGGAAGACGGACCTAGTAATCCGCAAGGCCGACTTCACGCAACTCTCACCCCCAGAAGACGACTCCCGGTTCAACCTCGTTCTGACGAATCCACCTTATGTCCGGCATCACCATCTGACGCGATCGGTCAAGGAACATCTTCAGAGGAAGGTTCTCCGAAGTCTCGGTCTGCCGGTCAACGGACTTGCCGGTCTCTACTGTTACTTCATGCTCCTGACGCACGAATGGATGCAGGAAGGTGGGCTTGCTGCGTGGTTGATACCTACGGAGTTCATGGATGTGAACTATGGCCAAGCGTTGAAGCGCTATCTTCTGGACAAGGTGCGACTCATTCACATTCACCGATTTCAGGCTGATGATGTTCAATTCGGTGACGCGCTTGTCACTTCCGCCATCGTTGTCTTTGAGAAATCTAGACCGACGAGCCGACAAAAGGTGCGCTTCTCCTCCGGACCATCACTCAGTCGTCCGGTAGAGAGCGAGAACGTGTCCAGGGAAGATCTTCTGAACGCGCCAAAATGGTCCGTCTATCCCCGGAAAGAATCTGCCAGGAAGATCCAGACCACAACGACCGCTATGCTAGGTGATCTCTTCACGATCAAGCGGGGCCTCGCCACCGGGGCAAACCGTTTCTTCATCCTCTCTCGTGAAGAAGCTGACTCTCATGGCATTCCCAGTCTGGCCCTTCGTCCAATACTACCTAGTCCGAGATACGTCACAGAACAGATAATCGAGAGAGATCCCGATGGGTACCCTGCGGTAAGTCCACGACTCGCACTATTAGACTGCAACATTCCGGAATCGGTGATTCAGCGTGAGTACCCCCGTTTCGCCGATTATCTTGAGGGCGGAAAGGCTTCCGGTATTCCCTCGGGGTACCTTGCGAGCCGCAGATCACCATGGTACTCACAAGAACAGCGACGGCCTGCTCCTTTCCTATGTACCTATATGGGGCGAAATGCTGGCGGCCGAAGCCCATTTCGATTCTTCTTGAACAGGTCAGATGCCACTGCTGCCAACGTCTATCTCCTCTTGTATCCGAAGGGGGCTCTGAGCGTCGCCCTCAAGAATCGCCCTGATCTGTATGTAGAGGTTCTCTCCATCCTTCAAGATATCGAACCTGAGGACGTGGTGGGCGCGGGGCGTGTCTATGGCGGCGGGCTCCATAAGGTAGAACCACGCGAGCTTGCACGCGTTCCTGCAGATACGATCCTCACAATCATCAGTGGGGTCGAACCTGCCAGTCAACCAGAGCTATTCCCTGAGGAATACCGTTCCCGTTAG